From the Agromyces laixinhei genome, the window AAGAGCGCGAAGCGGAGGCCGAAGCCGATCTACGCGCCCGACGCCATGCAGTTGGAAGCCTTCCGGGCGATCATCCGCGACTACCAGAACCGGGAGGACCGGATGGGGCCGCGGCCATCAGATCTCTTGGGCGACGTGGTCGACCTCATCCTCGCGACCGGCGCCCGCGTCAGCGAGGCGGTCGGACTCAAGTGGCAGTTCGTCGCCCTCGAGTCAGAGCACCCGAGCATCACGATCGCGGGCAAGGTCGTGGACGCCAAGGGCCAACCCAAGCATTACGAGGATTACCTCAAGTCGGAGTCGGGCTGGCGCCGTATCCTCGTTCCCTCCGAGTTGCTACCGATGCTTCGCCGTCGCAAGCTGTCGAGCAATGGCAACGACTTCGTCTTCCACACGCGGACAGGGGCACCCAATGGAACTCAAGACATCCATCGAGCGCTCCGACGCGTCCGGGAATGGGCCGACCTCGACGAGGAACTCGTGCCGCACGCACCCCGGAAGTCGGCCGTCACGGCGGTCGCCGATGCGCTGGGATCGAAGGCGCCGCGCAGTTCGCCGGCCACAAGCGTTCCCGGGTGACGGAGCAGTACTACGCCAAACGTGCCGTTCAAGCACCGGACACCTTCCAGGTGCTTGGTGCTCTTCAACGGTCCAGGACGGGCAGCGAGGTCGTTGGCATCGACGCCAAGCGCGCTGAACGATGAGCGCGAGCGCACGTGGCGTGGTGCCGCACCCGGTGCGGCGCCACTCGGGATCTCGAGCTCAGCCGTATCGGTGCAGCGACGGACGCGCCACCGAGTTCGCTGCGCGAGAGGGCCACACGGCGCAACCTGCGCTCGAAGCGCATCGGGCAGTTTCCAGACCGCGCCACCAGGGTTCCATGTCAGAGAGGTGCGCACGCGCTCCCAGGAGCGGGATTCTGCGCGTACGTGCGCTGCTGGCGCCGATGTTCAAGCTACGGCTATAATTGGTGCATGTCCGATCTCATTCGCGCAGCGCGCACTCGTGCCAGGTTGACCGGCGCGCAGCTCGCCGAGCGGCTGGAGGTCACGACCGCCGCTGTGTCGCAGATGGAGCAGTCGGAGCGCCGCGGCACGATTCAACTCGACACTCTTCGCCGCGCCCTTGCAGCACTTGGACAGGACATCCGGCTCGATACCGCGCCGAGCAGCCCCTACGCACCGTTCGCGCCGTCGAACGTGACAGATGAGATCAATCGGGCGCTCGACGAGGGCCGACCAGAGCTCGCACTCCGACTACTCACGCATGCGGCATCAATGATCGCGGAGAACCCTGATCGCTTCAGTGCCGAGTCCCTCGAGTGGCGACCGACAGAGGTCGGCGATCATCGGTGGGAGCAGCTGTTCCGAGCGGTGATGAGTGATGCGATTCCGGCAGGCCGGGCCAAGCCGAACTGGGCGACGGCGAAGCGATTGCCGCGGGCCTGGTATCCGTTCGGGCAGTACCCCAGCCTCAAGGCGAGGGCGAAGACATCGACGCCGGCCGGGCTGCGTGCCCTGAACATCATGGTCGACGAGCGATCGCTGGCGCGCGCATGAGCGACGGGCTCGTTCTCACTCCCGATCGGGCGAGAGAGCTCATCGACGAGCTCGAGCGACGGCTTGCTGCACGAGGCATCCGTGGCTCGATCCGGATCGTCGGCGGCGCCGCAATGGCGCTGCGATTCCCAGACGATCCCGAGGTGAGGGTCACCACCGATGTCGACGCCGCATACGAGCCGCGACCCGAGATCGATGAAGTCATCGCCGAGATCGCCCGCGATTTCGGATTGCCCGACCGATGGATGAACGCCTCGAGCACGCCCTGGAATGTGGTGGCGGACATGGGCCGCACCATCACGGTCGCCTCTGCTGAAGAGTTGGTGGCGATGAAGATGGCGGCCGGGCGCGCACAGGACCTC encodes:
- a CDS encoding tyrosine-type recombinase/integrase, translated to MISQICSYAVMNDLMVANPAREVKSAKRRPKPIYAPDAMQLEAFRAIIRDYQNREDRMGPRPSDLLGDVVDLILATGARVSEAVGLKWQFVALESEHPSITIAGKVVDAKGQPKHYEDYLKSESGWRRILVPSELLPMLRRRKLSSNGNDFVFHTRTGAPNGTQDIHRALRRVREWADLDEELVPHAPRKSAVTAVADALGSKAPRSSPATSVPG
- a CDS encoding helix-turn-helix domain-containing protein, giving the protein MSDLIRAARTRARLTGAQLAERLEVTTAAVSQMEQSERRGTIQLDTLRRALAALGQDIRLDTAPSSPYAPFAPSNVTDEINRALDEGRPELALRLLTHAASMIAENPDRFSAESLEWRPTEVGDHRWEQLFRAVMSDAIPAGRAKPNWATAKRLPRAWYPFGQYPSLKARAKTSTPAGLRALNIMVDERSLARA